In a genomic window of Amycolatopsis japonica:
- a CDS encoding response regulator transcription factor: MATVGISQAVRSTPAGSLPASMVPHPREELFSVLVVDDHPLLREAISARLAQMGAGTVHEAATVAEARARAQATGPCDLAILDLGLPDGSGIELVTELRSHGWPRVVVLASSDDPYAVRSAFQAGAQAYLLKSASPVVVTDGVRRVLEGGVYADPSVAPVLATGTRVAGTDNTPRELSAREVEVLQLVADGQSNKEIGEELSLSALTVKSHLSRIGRKLGTGDRAQMVALAMRAGVIR; encoded by the coding sequence GTGGCTACCGTCGGCATTTCTCAGGCCGTCCGATCCACGCCAGCCGGTTCATTGCCGGCGAGCATGGTTCCGCACCCGCGGGAAGAGCTTTTTTCCGTGTTGGTGGTCGATGACCACCCGCTGTTGAGGGAGGCAATCTCAGCAAGACTCGCACAGATGGGTGCGGGCACCGTCCACGAGGCCGCCACGGTGGCCGAGGCGAGGGCGCGAGCACAGGCCACCGGGCCTTGTGACCTGGCGATCCTCGATCTCGGACTGCCGGATGGCAGCGGCATCGAGCTGGTTACGGAACTCCGTAGCCACGGCTGGCCTCGGGTAGTGGTGCTCGCTTCATCAGACGACCCGTACGCGGTCAGGTCGGCGTTCCAGGCCGGCGCCCAGGCATACCTGCTCAAGTCGGCTTCGCCGGTCGTGGTGACCGACGGCGTCCGCAGGGTGCTCGAGGGCGGCGTCTACGCGGACCCGAGCGTCGCACCGGTCTTGGCCACCGGCACCCGGGTCGCCGGCACCGACAACACCCCGCGCGAGCTTTCCGCGCGCGAGGTCGAGGTGCTGCAGCTCGTGGCCGACGGCCAGAGCAACAAGGAGATCGGCGAGGAACTCAGCCTCTCCGCTCTCACGGTGAAGTCTCACCTCTCCCGCATCGGGCGCAAGCTCGGCACGGGTGACCGGGCTCAGATGGTGGCGCTGGCCATGCGTGCCGGCGTGATCCGCTGA
- the hemG gene encoding protoporphyrinogen oxidase, which yields MKTVAVVGGGISGLTAAYRLRTLLGEDARIVVFEATGSLGGKLRTIELAGERYDVGAEAFLARRPEALALVREIGLGESLVHPTKARAKIHAGGSVLGLPPGTVMGVPASADAVAGVLSEKGRALVEAEASLSPLELPAGDVPLGPLLRERFGDELVDRLVDPLLGGVYAGGADGLGLRATMPGLASAVDRGARSLTEGAASLMPASPSTAPVFGTLLGGLGTLIARLAELSRAEIRTGTTVTALERTADGWKVDDLDADSVLLAVPAPSARRLLDGVAGVASAAFAEVELASMAVVALALPPGTALPESSGVLIGAGERDAAGKPFAAKAFTFSSRKWAQYGEGPVLVRGSVGRFGEPGALHADDDELVRVVREDLARLSGVTAEPIDTLVTRWGGGLPQYGTGHLELVERIERAVADVPGLAVAGATLHGVGLPACIATADAAARRIAGITPPHEGS from the coding sequence GTGAAGACGGTCGCCGTCGTCGGTGGCGGTATCTCGGGACTGACCGCGGCGTACCGGCTGCGGACCCTGCTCGGCGAGGACGCCCGGATCGTCGTCTTCGAGGCGACCGGGTCGCTCGGCGGGAAACTCCGCACGATCGAACTCGCCGGTGAACGCTACGACGTCGGCGCCGAGGCCTTCCTCGCCCGCCGTCCCGAAGCGCTCGCCCTGGTCCGCGAGATCGGGCTGGGCGAAAGCCTCGTCCATCCCACCAAGGCCCGCGCCAAGATCCACGCGGGCGGCTCCGTGCTCGGCCTGCCGCCGGGCACGGTCATGGGCGTTCCCGCGTCCGCCGACGCGGTCGCCGGGGTGCTGTCGGAGAAGGGCCGTGCCCTGGTCGAGGCCGAGGCGTCGCTGTCTCCGCTGGAACTGCCCGCCGGCGACGTGCCGCTCGGCCCGCTGCTGCGCGAGCGGTTCGGTGACGAACTGGTCGACCGGCTCGTCGATCCGCTGCTCGGCGGGGTGTACGCCGGGGGAGCGGACGGGCTCGGCCTGCGCGCGACGATGCCCGGGCTCGCCTCCGCGGTGGACCGCGGCGCGCGTTCGCTCACCGAAGGCGCGGCGTCGCTCATGCCCGCGTCGCCCAGTACGGCGCCTGTCTTCGGCACCCTGCTGGGCGGCCTCGGGACGCTGATCGCGCGGCTCGCGGAGCTGTCCCGCGCCGAGATCCGCACCGGGACCACGGTGACGGCGCTCGAACGCACCGCCGACGGCTGGAAGGTCGACGACCTCGACGCCGACTCCGTTCTCCTGGCGGTTCCGGCGCCTTCGGCACGGCGGCTCCTCGACGGCGTTGCGGGCGTGGCATCTGCGGCGTTCGCCGAGGTCGAACTCGCGTCGATGGCCGTCGTCGCGCTCGCGCTCCCGCCGGGTACCGCGCTGCCGGAGTCGTCCGGCGTGCTGATCGGCGCCGGCGAGCGGGACGCCGCCGGAAAGCCGTTCGCCGCCAAGGCGTTCACCTTCTCGTCCCGCAAATGGGCGCAGTACGGCGAAGGCCCGGTGCTGGTGCGCGGCTCGGTCGGCCGCTTCGGCGAACCGGGCGCGCTGCACGCCGACGACGACGAACTCGTGCGCGTGGTCCGCGAAGACCTTGCCCGGCTGAGCGGAGTCACCGCCGAGCCGATCGACACCCTGGTGACCCGATGGGGTGGCGGGCTGCCGCAGTACGGCACCGGGCACCTCGAACTCGTCGAGCGGATCGAACGCGCCGTCGCCGACGTCCCGGGGCTCGCCGTGGCGGGGGCGACACTGCACGGCGTCGGGCTCCCGGCCTGCATCGCCACCGCCGACGCCGCCGCCCGCCGCATCGCCGGGATCACACCGCCCCACGAGGGCTCCTGA
- the hemQ gene encoding hydrogen peroxide-dependent heme synthase, with the protein MARLNYNELNDTIRYTAWSVFRAEQGKLGEDRTKATAETTEYLDALEAKGVVVRGVYDLSGLRADADYMIWWHAEEIEQVQAAYSGFRHTPLGRASAPVWSQVALHRPAEFNKSHIPAFLAGEEARKFICVYPFVRSYEWYLLPDDERRKMLADHGKEARDYPDVRANTVASFALGDYEWILAFEADELHRIVDLMRHLRGTEARLHVREEIPFYTGTKVAPAELIALLP; encoded by the coding sequence ATGGCGCGGCTGAACTACAACGAGCTCAATGACACCATCCGCTACACCGCCTGGTCGGTCTTCCGGGCCGAGCAGGGCAAGCTCGGCGAAGACCGCACGAAGGCGACCGCGGAGACCACCGAGTACCTCGACGCGCTGGAGGCCAAGGGCGTCGTCGTCCGCGGTGTCTACGACCTCTCCGGGCTGCGCGCCGACGCCGACTACATGATCTGGTGGCACGCCGAGGAGATCGAGCAGGTCCAGGCGGCGTACAGCGGTTTCCGGCACACCCCGCTCGGCCGCGCGTCGGCGCCGGTGTGGAGCCAGGTCGCGCTGCACCGCCCGGCGGAGTTCAACAAGAGCCACATCCCGGCGTTCCTCGCCGGTGAAGAGGCCCGCAAGTTCATCTGCGTCTACCCGTTCGTGCGCTCCTACGAGTGGTACCTGCTGCCGGACGACGAGCGCCGCAAGATGCTCGCCGACCACGGCAAGGAGGCCCGCGACTACCCGGACGTCCGCGCCAACACGGTCGCGTCGTTCGCGCTGGGCGACTACGAGTGGATCCTGGCCTTCGAGGCCGACGAACTGCACCGCATCGTCGACCTGATGCGTCACCTGCGCGGCACCGAGGCCCGCCTCCACGTGCGTGAGGAGATCCCGTTCTACACCGGGACGAAGGTGGCGCCCGCCGAGCTGATCGCGCTCCTGCCCTAG
- the msrB gene encoding peptide-methionine (R)-S-oxide reductase MsrB — MKPVVGATPRVVKSEQEWREQLSPDEYAVLRQAGTERPFTGEYTDEKTTGVYQCRACGAELFRSDTKFESHCGWPSFYDPADTDAVLLREDTTMGMRRIEVLCKSCHSHLGHVFEGEGYATPTDQRYCINSISLKLVPES; from the coding sequence ATGAAACCCGTTGTCGGAGCCACGCCGCGCGTGGTCAAGTCCGAGCAGGAATGGCGGGAGCAGCTCAGCCCCGACGAGTACGCCGTCCTTCGCCAGGCGGGCACCGAGCGCCCCTTCACCGGTGAGTACACCGATGAGAAGACCACCGGTGTCTACCAGTGCCGAGCCTGTGGCGCCGAGCTGTTCCGCAGCGACACGAAATTCGAGAGCCACTGCGGCTGGCCGTCGTTCTACGACCCGGCCGACACCGACGCCGTCCTCCTCCGCGAGGACACCACCATGGGGATGCGCCGGATCGAGGTGCTGTGCAAGTCGTGCCACAGCCACCTCGGGCACGTCTTCGAAGGCGAGGGTTACGCCACGCCGACGGATCAGCGGTACTGCATCAACTCGATCTCGCTGAAGCTCGTTCCCGAGTCGTAA
- a CDS encoding CoA transferase, with translation MDTRVWTTLTGDALAEDAVEITGPESVLPGTFRVEEAATTSIAAATLAAGELLRLRGIEPGKVSVDTRHAAASFHSEHYVRVDGEPVPFSAPLSGDYRANDGWVRLHCNYPRHVSAVCWGLGVPATRAAFEKVVAAKSKYEVESAVVGAGGAAAVLRTRDEWLAHKQGQASSALPVADIRPLGTSEPVRLFESDRPLGGVRILDLTHVIAGPVAGRVLAAHGATVMHIGSAQLPTVPPLAVDTGMGKLSAYVDLETEAGRSRLRKLIARADVVLQGFRPGSLTAKGFSPEAIAELRPGIVIADLSAYGWEGPWARRRGFDSLVQMASGIADEGGKAAGLDGPGPLPVQALDHATGWLTAAAIMTAVRRAATEGGSQHVRTSLAGTGEWLNSLGRKEAGPAGFDGGEWLEDVDGQLGRVTRVKMAGTLPGSNPQWTEATHVPGSDRPVW, from the coding sequence GTGGACACCCGCGTCTGGACCACGCTCACCGGCGACGCCCTCGCCGAAGACGCCGTCGAGATCACCGGCCCCGAGTCGGTGCTGCCCGGGACCTTCCGGGTCGAGGAGGCGGCCACGACGAGTATCGCCGCGGCGACGCTCGCGGCCGGGGAACTGTTGCGGCTGCGGGGAATCGAGCCGGGCAAGGTCTCGGTCGACACCCGGCACGCCGCCGCGTCGTTCCACAGCGAGCACTATGTCCGCGTCGACGGGGAGCCGGTGCCGTTCAGCGCGCCGCTGTCCGGCGACTACCGCGCGAACGACGGCTGGGTGCGGCTGCACTGCAACTACCCGCGCCACGTGTCCGCCGTGTGCTGGGGGCTCGGCGTTCCCGCGACCCGCGCGGCGTTCGAGAAGGTCGTGGCGGCCAAGTCGAAGTACGAGGTCGAGTCGGCCGTGGTCGGCGCGGGCGGTGCCGCGGCCGTGCTGCGCACGCGTGACGAGTGGCTGGCGCACAAGCAAGGGCAGGCGTCGAGCGCGTTGCCGGTCGCCGACATCCGGCCGCTCGGGACATCGGAACCCGTGCGGCTCTTCGAATCCGACCGGCCGCTGGGCGGGGTGCGGATCCTGGACCTGACCCACGTCATCGCCGGGCCGGTCGCGGGCCGCGTGCTCGCCGCGCACGGGGCGACCGTCATGCACATCGGTTCGGCGCAGCTGCCGACCGTGCCGCCGCTGGCCGTCGACACCGGGATGGGGAAGCTCTCGGCGTACGTCGACCTGGAGACCGAAGCCGGGCGCTCGCGGCTGCGCAAACTGATCGCCCGCGCCGACGTCGTGCTGCAGGGTTTCCGGCCGGGTTCGTTGACCGCCAAGGGTTTCTCCCCGGAAGCGATCGCCGAGCTGCGGCCGGGCATCGTGATCGCGGACCTGTCCGCCTACGGCTGGGAAGGGCCGTGGGCACGCAGGCGCGGGTTCGACAGCCTGGTTCAGATGGCGTCCGGGATCGCGGACGAGGGCGGCAAGGCGGCCGGGCTCGACGGTCCGGGACCGCTTCCGGTGCAGGCACTCGACCACGCGACCGGTTGGCTGACCGCGGCGGCGATCATGACCGCCGTCCGCCGGGCGGCCACCGAGGGGGGCAGCCAGCACGTCCGCACCTCGCTCGCCGGGACGGGGGAGTGGCTGAACTCGTTGGGGCGTAAGGAAGCCGGACCCGCCGGGTTCGACGGCGGCGAGTGGCTCGAAGACGTCGACGGCCAGCTCGGCCGGGTCACCCGGGTGAAGATGGCGGGCACGCTGCCGGGCTCGAATCCACAGTGGACGGAAGCGACGCACGTACCGGGGAGCGACCGCCCAGTCTGGTGA
- a CDS encoding TIGR04222 domain-containing membrane protein, which translates to MEYTWGIPGPTFLTIYAILLVFPVVAGLVWTIAAKLGTRTPSAEVSGPQPTVYEFAYLAGGSDRVVDTAIAALVDRGTLRVSSAKQLQLTGPEPADPIEKAVAKSARPGHNATTRGIRDRLRLSGPMQALAKDLEGRGLVVVDQGPRIRRVVYFLYLAVLVFGVVRLIAGLAGDRPVGFLIPMLIAAGGATLIARALKNKRPGPRPTAEGNRVLHKARSAHGRERKRGIPNGPGYVGGAVLGGAAAAVAFGGLASYPDEELSAALIPPQVSSGFGGGSSGGGSSCSSGGSSCSSGGSSCSSGGSSCGGGGGCGG; encoded by the coding sequence ATGGAATACACCTGGGGCATCCCCGGACCCACGTTCCTGACGATCTACGCCATCCTGCTGGTGTTCCCGGTGGTCGCCGGTCTCGTGTGGACGATCGCGGCCAAGCTGGGCACCAGAACCCCGAGCGCCGAGGTGAGCGGGCCGCAGCCGACGGTGTACGAGTTCGCCTATCTCGCCGGCGGCTCGGACCGGGTGGTCGACACGGCCATCGCGGCGCTGGTCGACCGCGGGACCTTGCGGGTCAGCAGCGCGAAGCAGCTCCAGCTCACCGGTCCCGAGCCCGCCGACCCGATCGAGAAGGCCGTCGCCAAGAGCGCGCGGCCGGGGCACAACGCCACGACCCGCGGCATCCGTGACCGGCTGCGGCTGTCGGGGCCGATGCAGGCGCTCGCCAAGGACCTGGAGGGACGCGGGCTGGTCGTCGTCGATCAGGGGCCACGGATCCGCCGGGTCGTGTACTTCCTGTACCTCGCCGTGCTGGTCTTCGGTGTGGTGCGCCTGATCGCCGGGCTCGCCGGCGACCGCCCGGTCGGATTCCTGATCCCGATGCTGATCGCGGCCGGGGGCGCGACACTGATCGCCCGTGCGCTCAAGAACAAGCGGCCGGGCCCGCGACCGACCGCCGAAGGCAACCGTGTCCTCCACAAGGCCAGGTCCGCCCACGGGCGGGAGCGCAAACGCGGCATCCCGAACGGACCGGGCTACGTCGGCGGCGCCGTGCTGGGTGGTGCCGCGGCGGCGGTCGCGTTCGGCGGCCTCGCCTCCTACCCCGACGAGGAGCTGAGCGCGGCCCTGATCCCGCCGCAGGTCTCCAGCGGTTTCGGCGGCGGTTCGTCCGGCGGCGGTTCTTCGTGCAGCAGCGGCGGGAGCTCCTGCAGCAGCGGCGGGAGCTCGTGCAGCAGCGGCGGCAGCTCCTGCGGTGGAGGCGGCGGCTGTGGCGGCTGA
- a CDS encoding ribonuclease D, producing the protein MEGDRPGAPQTDPKTGTDDTGGPVLLREPAEGTPPVIADATALAEACVKIAGGSGAIAVDTERASGYRYWPKAYLVQLRREGAGSFLIDPIPLEGQLEPLAEVLNNAEWVLHAASQDLPCLAELDLHPKSLFDTELAGRLAGYERVALGTLVELLLGYQLEKGHSAADWSKRPLPVDWLNYAALDVELLIELREKLEADLAAQGKLEWAQQEFEAVRTAPPPAPRAEPWRRTSGVHKIRSARGLAAVRELWQARDELARKRDRAPSRILPDSAIINAVTADPKTVEQLQALPVFSGRVQRKYTASWLRHLQAARALPADELPTPAQQTDGPPPVNRWSDKDPDAAARLSAARAALSAIAEDRRLPVENLLLPELVRRTCWRPPSDLSEDSVAQVLLDAGARPWQVELTVAALSKALHSAAA; encoded by the coding sequence ATGGAAGGCGACCGACCCGGAGCACCGCAGACGGACCCGAAGACCGGCACCGACGACACCGGTGGACCGGTCCTGCTGCGTGAGCCCGCCGAGGGCACTCCACCGGTGATCGCCGACGCGACCGCCCTCGCCGAAGCCTGCGTGAAGATCGCGGGCGGCAGCGGGGCCATCGCCGTGGACACCGAACGCGCGTCCGGCTACCGATACTGGCCCAAGGCCTATCTCGTGCAGCTGCGCCGCGAAGGTGCCGGCTCCTTCCTCATCGACCCCATTCCGCTCGAAGGGCAGCTCGAACCCCTCGCGGAAGTGCTCAACAACGCCGAATGGGTGTTGCACGCGGCCTCTCAGGACCTGCCGTGCCTCGCCGAACTCGACCTGCACCCGAAGAGCCTGTTCGACACCGAACTCGCCGGACGGCTCGCCGGGTACGAGCGCGTCGCCCTCGGCACCCTCGTCGAACTCCTCCTCGGCTACCAGCTGGAGAAGGGGCACAGCGCCGCCGACTGGTCGAAGCGCCCGCTTCCCGTCGACTGGCTGAACTATGCCGCCCTCGACGTCGAGCTGCTCATCGAGCTGCGCGAGAAGCTCGAAGCCGACCTGGCCGCCCAGGGCAAGCTCGAATGGGCCCAGCAGGAATTCGAGGCCGTCCGCACGGCGCCGCCGCCCGCCCCTCGGGCCGAGCCGTGGCGTCGGACGTCCGGGGTGCACAAGATCCGCAGCGCCCGCGGCCTCGCCGCCGTGCGCGAACTGTGGCAGGCGCGCGACGAGCTCGCCCGCAAACGCGACCGCGCGCCGAGCCGGATCCTGCCCGACAGCGCGATCATCAACGCCGTCACCGCCGACCCGAAGACCGTCGAGCAGCTTCAGGCGTTGCCGGTGTTCAGCGGCCGGGTGCAGCGCAAGTACACCGCGAGCTGGTTGCGGCATCTGCAGGCCGCCCGCGCGCTCCCCGCCGACGAACTGCCCACCCCCGCGCAGCAGACCGACGGACCGCCGCCGGTGAACCGGTGGTCGGACAAGGATCCCGACGCCGCCGCCCGGCTTTCCGCCGCCCGCGCGGCGCTGTCCGCCATCGCGGAGGACCGGCGGCTGCCGGTGGAGAACCTGCTGCTGCCGGAACTGGTGCGCCGCACCTGCTGGCGTCCGCCGTCGGACCTGAGCGAGGATTCCGTCGCCCAGGTCCTGCTAGACGCAGGCGCCCGGCCGTGGCAGGTCGAGCTGACGGTCGCGGCGCTGAGCAAGGCCCTCCACTCCGCCGCCGCCTGA
- a CDS encoding DUF3000 domain-containing protein, whose protein sequence is MTAMTSVPDLFREAVAALQSVRPRPEVQLETMRPPQRLAPWSYAVSCEVEGPADVLASGRLVLLHDPDGQEGWDGVLRLVMYVRAELDRELATDPFLPAVGWSWLTDALETSGAEWTALGGTVTETSSARFGDISGPARTDDLELRASWTPTDAALRSHGQAFCQVMASVVGLPPVGVTLFEQRQSS, encoded by the coding sequence GTGACCGCGATGACGTCAGTACCCGATCTCTTCCGTGAAGCCGTCGCGGCGTTGCAATCGGTCCGGCCCCGTCCCGAAGTCCAGCTGGAGACGATGCGCCCGCCGCAGCGTCTGGCGCCGTGGTCCTACGCGGTGAGCTGCGAGGTGGAAGGGCCGGCGGACGTCCTGGCGTCGGGGCGGCTGGTGCTGCTGCACGATCCGGACGGCCAGGAGGGCTGGGACGGGGTTCTGCGGCTGGTCATGTACGTCCGCGCGGAACTCGACCGGGAATTGGCGACCGATCCCTTCCTGCCCGCCGTGGGCTGGTCGTGGCTGACCGACGCGTTGGAGACCTCCGGCGCGGAGTGGACGGCGCTGGGCGGCACGGTCACCGAGACCTCGTCGGCCCGCTTCGGCGACATCTCCGGGCCCGCGCGCACCGACGATCTGGAACTTCGGGCGTCGTGGACGCCGACGGACGCCGCGTTGCGGTCGCACGGGCAGGCCTTCTGTCAGGTGATGGCGAGCGTCGTGGGGCTGCCGCCGGTCGGCGTGACGCTGTTCGAGCAGCGTCAGTCCTCCTGA
- a CDS encoding DUF692 domain-containing protein, with the protein MAADGPGRLGIGIGWRHELDLSIARLPGVDWVEVVAENLHAGHLPETLVALRDKGMPVLPHAVSLSLGGAEPLDTARVEHLAEVTRELGAPLASDHVCFVRAGGLDSGHLMPLPRTREALDVLVDNVKLTQSIVEVPFALENIAAVLEWPDAEFTESEFLRELTDRTGCLLIVDVANLYANARNLGTDPERFLDEIPWERLAYTHMAGGVERDGVYHDTHAHPVVPEVLDLLRELRRRTEPPGVLLERDDDYPSDTELAAELAALREAVSP; encoded by the coding sequence GTGGCGGCTGACGGGCCAGGCAGGCTCGGGATCGGCATCGGCTGGCGGCACGAGCTCGACCTGTCGATCGCACGGCTGCCGGGCGTCGACTGGGTCGAGGTCGTCGCCGAGAACCTGCACGCCGGGCATCTGCCGGAGACCCTGGTCGCCTTGCGCGACAAGGGAATGCCGGTCCTTCCGCACGCCGTCTCGCTGTCGCTGGGCGGAGCCGAACCGCTGGACACCGCGCGCGTCGAGCATCTCGCGGAGGTCACCCGCGAGCTCGGCGCGCCGCTGGCCAGCGACCACGTGTGCTTCGTGCGCGCGGGCGGCCTCGACTCGGGCCATCTGATGCCGCTCCCCCGCACCCGGGAGGCGCTCGACGTCCTGGTGGACAACGTCAAACTGACGCAGTCCATCGTGGAAGTCCCGTTCGCGCTGGAGAACATCGCGGCGGTACTGGAATGGCCGGACGCCGAGTTCACCGAATCGGAGTTCCTGCGGGAGCTCACCGACCGGACCGGCTGCCTGCTGATCGTCGACGTGGCCAATCTGTACGCCAACGCCCGCAACCTCGGCACCGATCCCGAGCGGTTCCTCGACGAGATCCCGTGGGAGCGCCTGGCGTACACCCATATGGCGGGCGGTGTCGAACGGGACGGCGTCTATCACGACACGCACGCCCATCCGGTGGTGCCGGAAGTCCTGGACCTGCTGCGCGAACTGCGGCGGCGCACCGAACCGCCCGGCGTCCTGCTGGAACGCGACGACGACTATCCGTCCGACACCGAACTGGCGGCGGAGCTGGCCGCGCTGCGGGAAGCGGTCTCGCCGTGA
- the hemE gene encoding uroporphyrinogen decarboxylase, which yields MSPSVASPAQTVPAARRALPGAPFLAAARGERPAHTPVWFMRQAGRSLPEYRALREGTSMFEACFDPEMLAEITLQPIRRHGVDAAILFSDIVVPLKAAGLDIDIVAGTGPVVAEPIRDAAGVRALPVLEPEQVERVAEGVRLLVGSLGETPLIGFAGAPFTLASYLIEGGPSRNHEHTKALMHSEPELWHELAGRLADMAITFLSAQLDAGADAIQLFDSWAGALSERDYREFVLPHSAKVLSAVAGYGVPRIHFGVGTGELLVAMRDAGADVVGVDWRIPLDEAVRRLGGGVVQGNLDPALLHASWPVIEAEVRRILAEGRAADGHIFNLGHGVLPGVDPDVLTRVVGLVHELRP from the coding sequence ATGTCTCCTTCAGTTGCTTCTCCCGCGCAGACCGTCCCGGCGGCCCGACGCGCCCTGCCCGGGGCGCCGTTCCTGGCCGCCGCGCGCGGCGAACGCCCGGCTCACACCCCCGTGTGGTTCATGCGCCAGGCAGGCCGGTCGCTGCCCGAGTACCGGGCCCTGCGCGAGGGCACCTCGATGTTCGAGGCGTGCTTCGACCCCGAGATGCTCGCCGAGATCACGCTCCAGCCGATCCGCCGTCACGGCGTCGACGCGGCCATCCTCTTCAGCGACATCGTCGTCCCGCTCAAGGCGGCGGGCCTCGACATCGACATCGTCGCGGGTACCGGGCCGGTCGTCGCCGAGCCGATCCGCGACGCCGCGGGCGTGCGCGCGCTGCCGGTGCTGGAGCCGGAGCAGGTGGAGCGGGTCGCCGAGGGGGTCCGGCTGCTGGTCGGCTCGCTGGGCGAGACGCCGCTGATCGGGTTCGCCGGCGCGCCGTTCACGCTGGCCTCGTACCTCATCGAGGGCGGGCCGAGCCGCAACCACGAGCACACCAAGGCGCTCATGCACTCCGAGCCCGAGCTGTGGCACGAGCTGGCGGGGCGCCTGGCGGACATGGCGATCACCTTCCTCTCCGCGCAGCTCGACGCCGGGGCCGACGCGATCCAGCTGTTCGACTCGTGGGCGGGCGCGCTCTCGGAGCGGGACTACCGCGAGTTCGTCCTGCCGCATTCGGCGAAGGTGCTGTCCGCGGTCGCGGGCTACGGCGTGCCCCGGATCCACTTCGGCGTCGGAACCGGCGAGCTGCTGGTGGCCATGCGTGACGCGGGCGCCGACGTGGTCGGCGTCGACTGGCGCATCCCGCTCGACGAAGCCGTGCGGCGGCTCGGCGGCGGCGTGGTCCAGGGCAACCTCGACCCGGCGCTGCTGCACGCGTCCTGGCCGGTCATCGAGGCCGAAGTGCGGCGCATCCTCGCCGAGGGCCGCGCGGCCGACGGCCACATCTTCAACCTCGGCCACGGCGTGCTGCCCGGCGTCGACCCGGACGTACTGACGCGCGTGGTCGGGCTGGTGCACGAGCTCCGGCCGTGA
- a CDS encoding TIGR04222 domain-containing membrane protein, which translates to MNDPWGISGPAFAWLYGVCAVLPVALAVANEWWLRRDTGARTVPGLYHLAALADGAERVTDTAVAGLIARHSLRPDGRGLLHPVEPAPADPFERAVVSLVHGNGTGLRELRSEMVRHEVVRALRADLEQRGLLVAEKHRRMGWQYAIALSVAVLALGIVRLANAVPLHRPVGALVVLIVGVIGAIGLAAWRQWPDGSGRATAAGTLALRYGDWDRGLARTAAGRVALNGWQAFPDKVVALTLIRTGGTKARLFAGTASTCGGGGMYVAGSSCGGGGSSCGSGGSSCGGGGGGCGG; encoded by the coding sequence ATGAACGACCCTTGGGGGATCTCCGGACCGGCTTTCGCGTGGTTGTACGGAGTCTGTGCCGTACTGCCGGTCGCGCTCGCCGTGGCGAACGAGTGGTGGCTGCGCCGTGACACCGGTGCCAGGACGGTGCCCGGTCTCTATCACCTGGCCGCGTTGGCGGACGGCGCGGAGCGGGTCACCGACACCGCCGTCGCGGGCCTGATCGCGAGGCACTCCCTGCGGCCGGACGGACGCGGCCTCCTGCACCCGGTCGAGCCGGCGCCCGCCGACCCCTTCGAGCGCGCGGTCGTCTCGCTCGTCCACGGCAACGGGACCGGCCTGCGTGAGCTGCGCTCGGAGATGGTTCGGCACGAGGTCGTCCGGGCGTTGCGCGCCGATCTCGAGCAACGGGGTCTGCTGGTCGCGGAGAAACACCGCCGGATGGGCTGGCAGTACGCGATCGCCTTGTCCGTGGCCGTCTTGGCCTTGGGGATCGTGCGGCTGGCGAACGCCGTACCGCTGCACCGGCCGGTCGGCGCCCTCGTGGTCCTGATCGTCGGGGTGATCGGCGCGATCGGCCTGGCCGCGTGGCGGCAATGGCCGGACGGATCCGGCCGGGCGACCGCCGCGGGCACACTGGCGCTCCGGTACGGCGACTGGGACCGCGGCCTGGCCCGCACCGCGGCCGGGCGGGTGGCGCTCAACGGCTGGCAGGCCTTCCCGGACAAGGTCGTCGCGCTGACGCTGATCAGGACCGGCGGCACGAAGGCCAGGCTCTTCGCCGGTACGGCGAGCACGTGCGGCGGAGGCGGCATGTACGTCGCCGGTTCCTCGTGCGGCGGCGGAGGCTCCTCGTGCGGCAGTGGAGGTTCTTCCTGCGGCGGCGGTGGAGGCGGCTGCGGCGGCTGA